In Calditrichota bacterium, a genomic segment contains:
- a CDS encoding S49 family peptidase: protein MRARLVVVSAATALLWSVSAASAQAPLPFSQAYDVLLPAPPGALGNGLLGYFNPAVLSYVHGPELRGVLVRREGALRQWGLFTAAPHLGFGMLEDRSWGGGVRYYRAGVATGGGGLSVGAGYGWSSSGGGQVWYGGFLARPVRFVSLGLAGWHAQRRDRQEVSCEVGLRPLGTDVVTLFADASVQGRQRVADGRWSVGAALQPVTGIYVVGRYFRGGAFTVGLSASLGRAGFAVQRRSAKGDNPDDVAYTVRLGKATPNLVDSHLLRGKCWLPMELKGAVVYQRQRLLDVPGHKLSDLLFTLQDAAEDPRVAVVAVNLSGVDITAQLAWELRRQLAEVRRAGKKVIAYIDRGDMTEYHLASVADWVVMDPEGMLTLLGYVTGRTFLKGTLDKLGIGYEEWRYFKYKSATEVLSREQMSEADREQRLAWLQDQYSLVRDEVAASRGFSPAYFDSLINNVALFLPEQAVRAQLADTVARWKDIEQLLVSVAGGKKKKLAPAALASRQYPPVEWGSRPQVAVVYAIGECDMDQGINARQLEKVLLRLAERRRVKAVVVRVDSPGGDALASDLVAEAMKKCREKKPVIVSQGSVAGSGGYWLSMYGETIVSTPATITGSIGVIGGWLWNKGLGERLGMSSDHVQVGAHADLGFGITLPLLGVRIPDRRPTPQEQERLEQSIRTMYREFVNKVAQGRRMQPEAVEEVAQGRIWSGVAAKSRGLVDVLGGLQDALQMAKQRAQVPARAKVEVVELPRPGLINPEVLMPKLAPLSTSGFLPPQEARYLRILARFPGQPLPMLPPDFLLVR, encoded by the coding sequence ATGAGAGCGCGCTTGGTAGTTGTGTCTGCGGCAACGGCGCTCCTTTGGTCGGTTTCTGCGGCTTCGGCGCAGGCGCCGCTGCCGTTCTCCCAGGCTTACGACGTCCTGCTTCCTGCGCCGCCAGGGGCACTGGGGAACGGCCTCTTAGGCTACTTCAATCCGGCGGTTTTGTCCTACGTCCACGGCCCTGAGCTCCGAGGGGTGTTGGTCAGGCGCGAGGGGGCGTTGCGCCAGTGGGGGCTGTTCACGGCTGCGCCACACCTCGGCTTCGGGATGCTGGAGGATCGCTCTTGGGGCGGGGGCGTTCGCTACTACCGGGCAGGAGTTGCTACTGGGGGCGGCGGTTTGTCCGTGGGTGCCGGTTACGGGTGGTCGAGCAGCGGCGGGGGACAGGTGTGGTACGGCGGTTTCTTGGCGCGACCGGTGCGCTTTGTCTCCCTGGGCCTGGCTGGATGGCATGCCCAGCGACGAGACCGCCAGGAGGTGAGCTGCGAAGTGGGGCTCCGCCCTTTGGGCACCGACGTTGTCACGCTTTTTGCGGATGCGAGCGTTCAGGGCCGGCAACGGGTCGCGGACGGGCGATGGAGTGTGGGCGCGGCACTGCAGCCGGTCACCGGCATCTATGTTGTGGGCCGCTACTTCCGCGGCGGCGCGTTCACCGTGGGGTTGAGCGCGAGCCTGGGCAGGGCTGGTTTCGCCGTGCAGCGCCGCAGTGCCAAGGGGGACAATCCTGACGACGTCGCGTATACGGTGCGACTGGGCAAGGCCACGCCCAACCTGGTGGATTCCCACCTCCTGCGGGGCAAGTGCTGGCTGCCGATGGAGTTGAAGGGGGCGGTAGTCTATCAGCGCCAGCGTCTCCTGGATGTGCCAGGTCACAAGCTCAGCGACCTCCTCTTCACTCTTCAAGACGCGGCCGAAGATCCCCGCGTGGCGGTGGTGGCTGTCAATCTGTCCGGAGTAGACATCACTGCGCAGCTGGCCTGGGAGTTGCGCCGCCAGCTGGCCGAAGTCCGCCGTGCCGGCAAGAAGGTGATTGCCTACATCGACCGCGGCGACATGACCGAGTACCACCTGGCCAGCGTCGCCGATTGGGTGGTAATGGACCCCGAGGGGATGTTGACTCTCCTTGGGTACGTGACCGGCCGTACTTTTCTAAAGGGCACCCTCGACAAGCTCGGAATCGGCTACGAGGAGTGGCGGTACTTTAAGTACAAATCGGCGACCGAGGTGCTTTCCCGGGAGCAAATGTCCGAGGCAGACCGTGAGCAGAGGCTTGCCTGGCTCCAAGACCAGTACTCCCTGGTGCGGGACGAGGTGGCGGCGTCGCGGGGCTTCTCTCCGGCGTACTTCGACTCATTGATCAACAACGTGGCACTGTTTCTGCCGGAGCAAGCCGTTCGCGCCCAGTTGGCGGACACCGTCGCTAGGTGGAAGGATATCGAGCAACTCCTCGTGTCTGTTGCCGGCGGGAAGAAGAAGAAACTCGCGCCAGCCGCGCTGGCCAGTCGCCAATACCCTCCTGTCGAGTGGGGGAGCAGACCGCAAGTGGCGGTGGTCTATGCCATAGGCGAGTGCGACATGGATCAGGGCATCAATGCGCGGCAGCTCGAAAAGGTGCTGCTGCGCCTGGCTGAGCGGCGGCGTGTGAAGGCCGTTGTCGTGCGCGTCGACTCGCCCGGCGGTGACGCACTCGCCTCCGACCTGGTTGCCGAGGCCATGAAGAAATGTCGCGAGAAGAAACCGGTCATCGTCAGCCAGGGCAGCGTCGCCGGGTCTGGCGGATATTGGCTCTCCATGTATGGGGAAACCATTGTGTCCACACCGGCAACCATCACTGGCTCCATCGGAGTGATCGGCGGCTGGCTGTGGAACAAGGGCCTCGGCGAACGGCTCGGCATGTCCAGTGACCACGTGCAAGTGGGCGCGCATGCGGACCTGGGCTTTGGTATTACCCTGCCCCTGCTTGGTGTGCGGATTCCTGATAGAAGACCGACCCCCCAAGAACAGGAGCGGTTGGAGCAGTCCATCCGGACGATGTACAGAGAGTTTGTCAACAAGGTAGCGCAAGGCCGGCGCATGCAGCCGGAAGCGGTGGAGGAGGTCGCACAGGGGCGCATTTGGTCCGGGGTCGCGGCGAAGAGCCGCGGCCTTGTCGACGTGCTCGGCGGGCTCCAGGACGCCTTGCAAATGGCCAAGCAACGCGCGCAAGTGCCGGCAAGGGCAAAGGTGGAAGTGGTTGAGCTGCCACGCCCCGGATTGATAAACCCCGAGGTGCTCATGCCTAAACTGGCGCCCCTGAGCACGAGTGGCTTTCTTCCGCCGCAGGAGGCGCGTTACCTCAGGATCTTGGCGCGCTTTCCCGGTCAGCCGCTGCCTATGCTGCCGCCGGATTTTCTTCTGGTGCGATGA
- the prfB gene encoding peptide chain release factor 2 — MERCSPILKRELPPCVSGCFSSGGVFDLDNKQRQIPELEAASQQPGFWDDRERAQELMRTLSSFREDVQTWNDLNKRLEDIEVLAQLAEEEQDSQAEAEVASELRQLEQAIENIELETILAGEDDPKNAILTIHPGAGGTESQDWAQMLMRMYLRWIERRGFTGVVMDVLPGEEAGIKSATIEVQGKYAYGYLKAEAGVHRLVRLSPFDFNNRRHTSFASVFVYPEVQNDVEIHIDPNDLRIDTFRASGAGGQHVNKTSSAVRITHIPTGIVVQCQSERSQHRNKDFAMKILMARLYQKKKEEEQERLEKIESTKREIGWGNQIRSYVLHPYNLVKDHRTGVETSNTQAVLDGEIDEFIRAYLLQQRNGRKAA; from the coding sequence TTGGAGAGATGTTCGCCGATTTTGAAGAGAGAGTTGCCACCCTGCGTGAGCGGTTGCTTCAGCTCCGGGGGTGTCTTTGACTTAGATAACAAGCAACGGCAGATCCCCGAGTTGGAGGCGGCTTCGCAGCAGCCAGGATTCTGGGATGACCGCGAGCGCGCGCAAGAGCTCATGCGCACGCTGAGCTCCTTCCGCGAGGATGTGCAGACCTGGAACGACCTGAACAAACGCCTGGAAGACATCGAGGTGTTAGCGCAACTGGCGGAGGAAGAGCAAGACAGCCAGGCGGAGGCAGAAGTCGCCAGCGAGTTGCGACAACTCGAGCAGGCCATCGAAAACATAGAGCTGGAGACCATCCTTGCCGGTGAGGACGACCCGAAGAACGCCATCCTCACCATCCATCCCGGGGCAGGAGGAACCGAAAGCCAGGACTGGGCGCAGATGCTGATGCGCATGTATTTGCGCTGGATCGAGCGCCGCGGTTTCACCGGTGTGGTCATGGACGTGCTCCCCGGCGAAGAGGCGGGCATCAAGAGCGCCACCATCGAAGTGCAGGGCAAGTACGCCTACGGCTACTTGAAGGCAGAAGCAGGGGTGCACCGCCTGGTGCGGCTGTCGCCTTTCGACTTTAACAATCGCCGCCACACCTCCTTCGCTTCGGTGTTCGTCTATCCCGAGGTGCAGAACGACGTGGAGATCCACATCGACCCCAACGACCTGCGCATCGATACGTTCCGGGCCAGCGGTGCTGGGGGTCAGCACGTGAACAAGACCAGCTCGGCTGTGCGCATCACCCACATCCCCACCGGCATTGTGGTGCAGTGCCAGAGCGAGCGTTCGCAGCACCGCAACAAGGACTTTGCCATGAAGATCCTCATGGCGCGCCTGTACCAGAAGAAGAAAGAGGAAGAGCAGGAGCGCCTGGAGAAGATAGAGAGCACCAAGCGGGAAATTGGCTGGGGGAATCAGATCCGCTCGTACGTGCTTCACCCCTACAACCTGGTGAAGGACCATCGCACCGGGGTAGAGACCAGCAATACGCAAGCGGTGCTGGACGGCGAGATCGACGAGTTTATCCGGGCCTATCTGCTGCAGCAACGCAACGGGCGGAAGGCGGCGTGA